The proteins below come from a single Chryseobacterium capnotolerans genomic window:
- the tsaB gene encoding tRNA (adenosine(37)-N6)-threonylcarbamoyltransferase complex dimerization subunit type 1 TsaB has translation MKILYLETSSKNCSVAISDNEKLLCLCEEVSENYKQSESLHTYVEWALEGAGISLQDIEAVSLGKGPGSYTGLRIGAASAKGFCYGLKIPFIAVNSLESMLESFLGQNYEFIVPLIDARRMEVYTAVYDGSTGKEISATEAKILDENSFEEFKGRRVVFVGDGAKKAKDILNLPDADFREDIYPSAQYLIKKTLEKIENKEFEDMAYFEPFYLKDFHGVKKKGS, from the coding sequence ATGAAAATTCTATATCTCGAAACATCGTCTAAAAACTGTTCAGTGGCCATATCAGATAACGAAAAGCTGCTGTGTCTGTGCGAGGAAGTTTCTGAAAACTATAAGCAGTCTGAAAGTCTTCATACTTATGTAGAATGGGCTTTAGAAGGGGCAGGGATATCACTGCAGGACATTGAAGCGGTTTCTCTGGGTAAAGGACCGGGTTCTTATACCGGATTAAGAATTGGAGCTGCCTCTGCAAAAGGGTTCTGTTATGGACTGAAGATTCCGTTTATTGCCGTTAATTCTCTTGAAAGCATGTTAGAGTCTTTTTTAGGCCAAAACTATGAATTCATAGTGCCATTAATCGATGCAAGGAGAATGGAGGTATATACGGCCGTTTATGACGGTTCTACGGGAAAAGAAATTTCTGCAACGGAAGCAAAGATTCTGGATGAAAATTCTTTTGAAGAATTTAAAGGTAGAAGAGTGGTCTTTGTAGGAGATGGGGCGAAGAAAGCTAAAGATATTTTAAATCTGCCTGATGCCGATTTTAGAGAAGATATTTATCCGTCTGCTCAATACCTGATTAAAAAAACATTGGAGAAAATAGAAAACAAAGAATTTGAAGATATGGCTTATTTTGAGCCCTTTTATCTTAAAGACTTCCATGGAGTAAAGAAAAAAGGATCATAG
- a CDS encoding SDR family NAD(P)-dependent oxidoreductase: protein MKTIFITGATSGIGKSTAELLAKQGNRIIICGRREDVLKSLNDELSQYTEIFSLIFDVRNLQEVETAINSLPEEWKDIDVLINNAGNAHGLDPLSSGKTDDWDSMIDGNVKGLLYVSKMIIPGMKTKNLGHIVNISSVAARQTYANGVVYCATKKAVDVISEGMRLELTEFGIKVTNIQPGAVETDFSLVRFKGDSEKAATVYAGYEALKAEDIADAIAYCVNAPKHVTIADMCIYPCAQAEPRTIYKK, encoded by the coding sequence ATGAAAACAATATTCATCACCGGAGCTACTTCCGGTATCGGTAAATCTACTGCAGAGCTTCTTGCAAAACAAGGAAACAGAATTATCATTTGTGGAAGGAGAGAGGACGTACTTAAATCTTTAAATGACGAATTATCTCAATATACCGAAATATTTAGTTTAATATTTGACGTAAGGAATCTTCAAGAGGTGGAAACTGCGATTAACTCGCTGCCCGAAGAATGGAAAGATATTGATGTTCTGATTAATAATGCAGGTAATGCACACGGGCTTGATCCGCTTTCATCCGGTAAGACTGATGACTGGGATTCGATGATTGATGGAAATGTAAAAGGACTTCTTTATGTTTCCAAAATGATTATCCCTGGAATGAAAACTAAAAATTTAGGTCATATCGTAAACATCAGCTCTGTGGCAGCAAGACAAACCTATGCGAATGGAGTAGTGTACTGTGCTACCAAAAAAGCAGTAGATGTTATTTCTGAAGGAATGAGATTAGAGCTTACTGAATTCGGAATTAAGGTAACCAACATCCAGCCGGGAGCTGTAGAAACAGATTTTTCATTGGTAAGATTCAAAGGAGACAGTGAAAAGGCTGCAACGGTTTATGCAGGATATGAGGCATTAAAAGCTGAAGATATTGCAGATGCAATTGCGTACTGTGTAAATGCTCCGAAACATGTTACCATTGCCGATATGTGTATCTATCCATGCGCTCAGGCCGAACCAAGAACAATCTATAAAAAATAG
- a CDS encoding S66 peptidase family protein gives MKKIIFPKALKKGAKIAVISPAGAVDAAQLEKGIKLIKSKGFEPVLGEHLYTKYSNGYNYAGTEKERIKDINWALNDREIGAIWASRGGYGCQHLIQHLNLKNFTENPKWYIGYSDNTVIQSYLLKKGFASIHGQTIKTSSFGVTDESYDLVFDILKGKAPKYSLKSHRLNKTGNIEGELIGGNLALIYALLGTKYSFDFKDKILFIEDIGENFYALDRMIMSLELAGVFNKIKGLIVGGMTNMGDEKDNKEYEASFDEFAYKLISDRISKYKFTTVFGFPNGHIKDNRPLLIGGTVKVKAGTKVKIEF, from the coding sequence ATGAAAAAAATTATCTTTCCAAAAGCTCTTAAAAAAGGAGCCAAAATAGCTGTTATTTCCCCTGCTGGAGCTGTAGATGCTGCACAACTTGAAAAGGGAATAAAATTAATTAAAAGTAAAGGATTCGAACCTGTTTTAGGGGAACATCTCTATACTAAATATTCTAACGGATATAATTACGCCGGAACAGAAAAGGAAAGAATAAAAGATATCAACTGGGCTTTAAATGATAGAGAAATTGGAGCAATCTGGGCCTCTAGAGGTGGCTACGGATGCCAGCATCTGATTCAGCATTTAAATCTGAAAAACTTCACAGAAAATCCGAAATGGTATATTGGATATTCTGATAATACCGTTATACAAAGCTATCTATTGAAAAAAGGCTTTGCTTCCATTCATGGGCAGACCATCAAAACATCCAGTTTTGGAGTTACTGATGAAAGCTACGATCTGGTCTTTGATATTTTAAAAGGAAAAGCACCTAAATATAGCTTAAAATCTCACCGATTAAATAAAACAGGGAATATTGAAGGAGAATTGATTGGTGGGAATTTAGCCCTTATCTATGCTCTTCTGGGGACCAAATATTCTTTTGATTTTAAGGATAAAATTTTGTTCATTGAAGATATTGGGGAAAACTTCTACGCACTGGATCGTATGATAATGAGCCTGGAACTGGCAGGAGTTTTCAACAAGATCAAAGGACTTATCGTTGGTGGAATGACCAATATGGGTGATGAAAAAGACAATAAGGAGTATGAAGCCAGCTTTGATGAATTTGCCTATAAATTGATCTCAGATAGGATTTCAAAATACAAATTCACTACAGTATTTGGTTTTCCAAACGGACACATTAAAGACAACCGACCTCTTTTAATTGGGGGAACGGTTAAAGTAAAAGCCGGTACTAAGGTTAAGATCGAATTTTAA
- the lepA gene encoding translation elongation factor 4 has protein sequence MKNIRNFCIIAHIDHGKSTLADRLLEYTNTVTQRELQSQTLDDMDLEKERGITIKSHAIQMDYEYKGEKYILNLIDTPGHVDFSYEVSRSIAACEGALLIVDAAQSIQAQTISNLYLALENDLTIIPILNKIDLPSANPEEVTDEIMNLIGCEYEDVLRVSGKTGEGVHHLLEQIVERIPAPVGNPDGPLQALIFDSVYNPFRGIEAYFKVVNGSITKNEKIKFFATGKEYGADEVGTLKLKQVPKKTIQCGDVGYLVSGIKDAREVKVGDTITSFEKPADGPIDGFEEVKPMVFAGIYPIDSEDFEELRFSLEKLRLNDASLVFEPESSAALGFGFRCGFLGMLHMEIVQERLDREFNMNVITTVPNVSYFGYTKKEPEVPILINNPSEMMDPSTMDRVEEPFIKASIITKSDFVGAVMTLCIEKRGEIVNQSYLTSERVELIFNMPLAEVVFDFYDRLKSISKGYASFDYHPIGFRASKLVKMDILINGDMVDALSSLIHDSNAYYIGKRMCEKLRELIPRQQFDIAVQAALGTKVIARETIKALRKDVTAKCYGGDISRKRKLLEKQKEGKKKMKQIGRVEVPQSAFMAVLKLND, from the coding sequence ATGAAAAACATACGAAATTTTTGCATAATCGCTCATATCGACCACGGTAAAAGTACCTTGGCAGACCGTCTTTTGGAGTACACGAATACCGTTACTCAAAGAGAATTACAGTCTCAGACGCTTGATGATATGGATTTGGAAAAGGAACGTGGGATTACGATTAAGTCTCACGCGATCCAGATGGATTATGAATATAAAGGAGAAAAATATATTCTAAACCTGATTGATACACCGGGACACGTAGACTTCTCTTATGAAGTTTCCCGTTCTATTGCTGCCTGTGAAGGAGCTCTTCTTATTGTAGATGCCGCTCAGAGTATTCAGGCACAAACTATTAGTAACTTGTATTTAGCATTGGAAAATGATTTAACAATCATTCCAATCTTAAATAAAATTGACCTTCCGTCTGCTAACCCCGAAGAAGTAACTGATGAGATCATGAATCTTATCGGATGTGAATATGAAGATGTATTGAGAGTTTCTGGAAAAACGGGAGAAGGTGTTCATCACTTACTGGAACAGATTGTTGAAAGAATTCCTGCACCGGTAGGAAATCCTGACGGCCCTCTTCAGGCTCTGATCTTTGACTCTGTTTACAACCCATTCAGAGGGATTGAAGCTTACTTCAAAGTAGTGAATGGAAGTATTACCAAAAATGAAAAGATCAAATTCTTTGCAACTGGAAAAGAATATGGAGCTGATGAAGTAGGTACCCTAAAACTGAAGCAGGTTCCAAAGAAAACCATTCAATGTGGAGATGTAGGATATTTGGTTTCAGGGATTAAAGATGCCCGTGAAGTAAAAGTAGGAGATACCATTACTTCTTTTGAGAAACCAGCAGATGGACCTATTGATGGATTTGAAGAAGTAAAACCGATGGTATTTGCAGGTATTTACCCAATTGATTCTGAGGATTTTGAAGAGTTGAGATTCTCTTTGGAGAAATTAAGATTAAACGATGCTTCTTTGGTTTTCGAACCGGAAAGTTCTGCCGCTCTTGGATTCGGATTCCGTTGCGGATTCTTAGGAATGCTTCACATGGAAATCGTTCAGGAACGTTTGGACAGAGAGTTCAATATGAACGTGATTACAACGGTTCCTAACGTATCTTACTTCGGGTATACTAAAAAAGAACCTGAAGTTCCGATTTTGATCAATAACCCATCTGAAATGATGGATCCTTCTACAATGGATAGAGTAGAAGAGCCTTTCATTAAAGCATCTATCATTACAAAATCTGACTTTGTTGGAGCAGTAATGACTTTATGTATCGAGAAAAGAGGAGAAATCGTTAACCAGAGTTATTTAACATCAGAACGAGTTGAATTAATTTTCAATATGCCATTGGCAGAAGTAGTTTTCGACTTCTATGACAGGTTAAAATCAATCTCTAAAGGATATGCATCATTCGATTACCACCCAATCGGATTCAGAGCTTCCAAGCTTGTAAAAATGGATATCCTGATCAATGGTGACATGGTAGATGCCCTTTCATCTTTGATTCACGACAGTAATGCTTACTATATCGGTAAGAGAATGTGTGAAAAGCTTCGTGAGCTGATCCCAAGACAACAGTTTGATATCGCTGTTCAGGCAGCTTTAGGAACGAAGGTTATTGCCAGAGAAACCATCAAAGCCTTAAGAAAAGACGTTACTGCAAAATGTTACGGTGGAGATATTTCCAGAAAGCGTAAACTATTGGAAAAGCAGAAAGAAGGTAAGAAGAAGATGAAACAGATTGGAAGGGTAGAAGTACCACAGTCTGCGTTCATGGCTGTATTAAAGCTTAATGACTAA
- a CDS encoding RNA polymerase sigma factor, with product MKIKDAEIISLMQNPRTQDKGVRALMDAYQSRLYWHIRRIIVDGDLAQDTLQETFIKAYQNFHQFKNDSQLYTWLYRIATNEALQQVNKLKKMQKTDEDPEYHMQNLVADNVEGDAEEIQILLQNAIQSLPEKQKLVFMMRYYDDLPYEEISKIVDMSVGTLKTNYHYAKQKIEEYIKENYER from the coding sequence ATGAAGATTAAGGACGCGGAAATTATTTCGTTGATGCAGAATCCACGGACACAGGATAAAGGTGTTCGTGCCTTGATGGATGCCTATCAAAGCAGATTGTACTGGCACATACGAAGAATTATTGTGGACGGAGATCTTGCTCAGGATACTTTGCAGGAAACTTTTATTAAAGCTTATCAGAATTTTCATCAGTTTAAAAATGATAGCCAGTTGTACACATGGCTGTATAGAATAGCAACCAATGAGGCACTGCAACAGGTAAACAAACTGAAGAAAATGCAGAAAACAGATGAAGATCCGGAGTATCACATGCAAAACCTCGTTGCCGATAATGTAGAAGGAGATGCTGAAGAAATACAGATTTTACTGCAGAACGCCATACAAAGCCTGCCGGAAAAGCAGAAACTGGTATTTATGATGCGGTATTATGATGATTTGCCTTATGAAGAAATATCTAAAATTGTAGATATGTCAGTAGGCACGCTGAAAACAAATTATCATTATGCCAAACAGAAAATAGAAGAGTATATTAAAGAAAATTACGAAAGATAA
- a CDS encoding LysE family translocator produces MLELVLSAIVLGFMLSLVFIGPIFFLLIETSFSRGPKHALSLDLGVITADLLCIVAAYYASADIVTLIDKHPGFYRITSILIFIYGIVMLVTKTKMHMPGEEKIISQNYIKTFFNGFFFNLLNVGVILFWLVTVISVRNQYPDTSSFILYISIVIGTYLGIDLAKIFLAKQFHDKLTQKLANRIRRVVGVILIVFSFFIFLQSFKKFNQFDRQLEEAEKKEVKYQQTK; encoded by the coding sequence ATGCTTGAACTTGTACTATCTGCTATTGTTTTAGGATTCATGTTGAGTCTGGTTTTTATAGGACCTATTTTCTTCCTTTTAATTGAAACCAGTTTCTCCAGAGGTCCCAAACATGCCTTATCATTAGATCTTGGAGTCATTACTGCAGATTTATTGTGTATTGTAGCAGCTTATTATGCCAGTGCAGATATTGTCACCCTAATAGATAAGCATCCGGGCTTTTACAGGATCACTTCCATCCTGATTTTTATTTACGGAATTGTAATGCTGGTAACGAAAACCAAAATGCATATGCCTGGTGAAGAGAAAATTATTAGTCAAAATTATATTAAGACTTTTTTCAATGGTTTTTTCTTTAATCTTTTAAATGTAGGAGTTATCCTTTTCTGGCTGGTAACGGTAATTTCTGTAAGGAATCAATATCCGGACACCAGCAGTTTTATTTTATATATAAGCATTGTAATAGGAACTTATCTGGGTATTGATCTTGCCAAAATATTTTTGGCTAAACAGTTTCACGATAAACTTACCCAAAAGCTTGCCAATAGGATCAGAAGAGTTGTAGGTGTGATTCTTATTGTTTTCAGTTTCTTTATCTTCCTGCAGAGCTTTAAGAAGTTCAATCAGTTTGACAGACAACTGGAAGAGGCTGAGAAAAAAGAAGTAAAATATCAACAAACAAAATGA
- a CDS encoding Maf family protein: MKLLLASQSPRRKELLSSLGFEFEVVKIDCEEIIPAHIAIENAAGYLSELKADAFRSLEPDEVLLTADTVVAVDQEILGKPKDEADAQSMLRNLSGRTHQVYTGITIKTADKVFTETDVADVTFDEITDDEIQYYIQNYKPFDKAGSYGIQEWLGMAKIKSLTGSFYTIMGLPTHLVYKILNEISKI; this comes from the coding sequence ATGAAATTACTTTTAGCATCGCAATCGCCAAGAAGAAAAGAACTTCTTTCAAGCCTTGGTTTTGAATTTGAGGTTGTAAAAATTGATTGTGAAGAAATTATTCCTGCTCATATTGCCATAGAAAATGCAGCGGGCTATTTATCTGAATTAAAAGCGGATGCTTTCAGAAGCCTGGAACCGGATGAAGTTTTACTGACAGCAGATACTGTAGTTGCCGTTGATCAAGAGATCCTGGGTAAGCCTAAGGATGAAGCAGATGCCCAAAGCATGCTGAGAAATCTTTCAGGAAGAACACATCAGGTTTATACAGGAATCACTATAAAAACTGCGGATAAGGTTTTTACAGAAACGGACGTTGCGGATGTAACCTTTGATGAGATCACTGATGATGAAATACAGTATTATATTCAAAATTACAAACCTTTTGACAAGGCTGGAAGCTATGGGATTCAGGAATGGCTGGGGATGGCAAAAATCAAAAGCCTGACAGGTAGTTTTTATACCATTATGGGCCTTCCTACCCACCTTGTTTACAAGATTTTGAATGAAATTTCCAAAATTTAA
- a CDS encoding YraN family protein, translating into MADHNDFGKIAEDMAAGYLQKNGYKILARNFRFQKAEIDIIAEKDELIIIVEVKARSTDFFILPQEAVTKAKIKSIVLAANHYLEEFNKQNEVRFDIISVLPDEKKNLIIDHISDAFHALDAN; encoded by the coding sequence ATGGCAGATCATAATGACTTTGGAAAGATAGCTGAAGATATGGCTGCCGGTTACCTTCAGAAAAACGGATATAAAATCCTGGCCAGAAACTTCAGATTTCAGAAAGCAGAGATTGATATTATTGCTGAAAAAGATGAACTGATTATTATCGTTGAAGTTAAGGCAAGATCTACCGATTTTTTCATCCTGCCTCAGGAAGCAGTAACCAAAGCAAAAATCAAGTCTATTGTCTTGGCTGCAAACCATTATTTGGAAGAATTCAATAAACAGAATGAGGTGAGATTTGATATTATTTCCGTCTTGCCTGACGAAAAGAAGAACTTAATTATTGATCATATAAGCGATGCTTTCCATGCTTTGGATGCCAATTAA
- a CDS encoding tetratricopeptide repeat protein, translating into MKKNILFLLVICLVASCGTKVKKPEQRSKLLKGFSTYYNTLFNAKDALNSEFTTRDKAHKDNFYAPYIPILTFEDQPLGSDLGQSAAFAENSMKMGEVANRPSGRNSGIPNMPNGPGSDPTNMDGAAPAKGATTLEIAEAKALKAINKYSVTRNGEEKNKQIFDAYMILAQSRIYRNKPLEAMDALNYVFAHMKDDKRIPLARIYQGVAYDKIKDYHRAHETFAKLKGEKINKTYAKLLSIYYAESLLDAGKKEDAAKELDLAFELNSNRKLKSRIAYLRGQVLENLGQNDKARESYTAAYKYSSDFEFEVKSQIAIAKTFNGKGDYNGAKSYLEGISKKGTYGSRKNEFLYALGLMANKAGKKDEAQQFFRKSLFEKVSDPQIRGLAYYEIGKGYLEKNDYIGAGTYYDSALAVMTYEPSKILLKDQSAYIKKISKNYYLIKKNDSILSLAKMDNAQRTDFFTKYIAKLKIKEEKEEQERRRAERNKGFDTGDYNANSIFANNNSNSFEDFGVTTKGFYFNNTGTVSKGTSSFKQVWGERALSDNWRFSKKMASIEDMKSEALGVTAAPNPRRFEPAYYIEQIPTNQEKLGQLKKDRDTASLGLGIMYQNYFTNTPLATKTLYDLVDVKPEEKVMLQALYEIFAMNYEKTPQSAERAKQILLTDYPYTSYAEFARNPKNNSFVKSTEDVENEYKKAYALYESEKFAESKEVIDQTIQKYPKDALVPKLYLLNAFNTGKSSGKEVMILQLEQIALNYAKTPEGIKAKEMLNYLKSDLSFQATDNKGNSISQQPGTPTQPTVKSKNIPQNAPGQLNSQGNLNVTQQEIKQDSFPAGNNNMNNPPQQQKTDKPKARNRNVPDGPQKQ; encoded by the coding sequence ATGAAAAAGAATATATTGTTCCTTTTAGTGATCTGCCTTGTTGCTTCCTGTGGTACCAAAGTAAAAAAGCCGGAGCAGCGATCCAAACTATTGAAGGGATTTTCTACATACTACAACACACTATTTAATGCTAAGGACGCATTAAACAGTGAATTTACAACCAGGGATAAAGCGCATAAAGATAATTTTTATGCTCCTTATATCCCTATTCTTACTTTTGAAGATCAGCCTTTGGGAAGTGACCTGGGGCAATCAGCTGCTTTTGCAGAAAATTCCATGAAAATGGGAGAAGTTGCCAACAGGCCATCCGGAAGAAACTCCGGAATTCCTAACATGCCAAATGGTCCGGGAAGTGACCCTACCAATATGGATGGAGCAGCTCCTGCCAAAGGAGCAACTACTCTGGAAATTGCTGAAGCTAAGGCCTTAAAAGCCATCAATAAATATTCTGTTACCAGAAACGGTGAAGAGAAAAACAAACAGATTTTTGATGCCTATATGATCCTGGCCCAATCCAGAATCTATCGGAATAAACCTTTGGAAGCCATGGATGCTCTTAATTATGTCTTCGCTCATATGAAGGATGATAAAAGGATTCCGCTGGCAAGAATTTATCAGGGAGTAGCTTATGATAAAATAAAAGATTACCACAGAGCTCATGAGACTTTTGCTAAACTAAAAGGAGAAAAGATCAATAAAACTTACGCCAAATTATTGAGCATTTACTATGCTGAGTCCCTTTTGGATGCCGGAAAAAAAGAAGATGCTGCCAAAGAGCTTGATTTGGCTTTTGAGCTGAATTCTAACAGGAAGCTGAAGAGCAGAATTGCATATTTAAGAGGACAGGTCCTTGAAAATCTGGGGCAGAATGATAAGGCAAGAGAAAGCTATACTGCAGCCTATAAATATTCCAGTGATTTTGAATTTGAAGTGAAATCCCAAATTGCCATTGCCAAAACATTTAATGGTAAAGGGGATTATAATGGTGCTAAAAGCTATCTGGAGGGAATTAGTAAAAAAGGGACTTACGGTTCCAGAAAAAACGAATTTTTATATGCTTTAGGACTGATGGCCAATAAGGCCGGAAAAAAGGATGAAGCACAGCAGTTTTTCAGAAAGTCTTTGTTTGAAAAGGTTTCTGACCCTCAGATCCGTGGATTGGCATATTATGAGATAGGAAAAGGTTATCTTGAAAAGAATGATTATATCGGTGCGGGAACTTATTATGATTCTGCACTTGCTGTAATGACCTACGAGCCTTCAAAGATCTTGTTAAAAGATCAGTCTGCATACATTAAAAAAATCTCTAAGAACTATTATCTTATCAAAAAGAATGACAGTATTCTTTCTTTAGCTAAGATGGATAATGCTCAAAGAACAGACTTTTTCACAAAATATATTGCTAAACTAAAGATCAAAGAAGAGAAAGAGGAACAGGAAAGAAGACGTGCAGAACGAAACAAAGGATTTGATACCGGAGATTATAATGCCAATTCTATTTTTGCCAATAACAACTCTAATTCTTTCGAGGATTTTGGGGTTACCACAAAAGGTTTTTATTTCAACAATACCGGAACGGTAAGCAAGGGAACTTCTTCATTTAAGCAGGTTTGGGGTGAAAGAGCACTTTCTGACAACTGGCGTTTTTCTAAAAAAATGGCTTCTATTGAAGATATGAAAAGTGAAGCGCTTGGGGTAACTGCCGCTCCTAATCCGAGACGTTTTGAACCGGCTTATTATATTGAGCAAATTCCAACCAATCAGGAAAAACTGGGACAGCTTAAAAAGGACAGAGATACTGCATCTTTGGGATTGGGTATTATGTATCAGAACTATTTTACCAATACTCCCCTTGCCACCAAAACTCTGTATGATCTTGTAGATGTAAAACCGGAAGAAAAGGTAATGCTTCAGGCCTTGTATGAGATTTTTGCTATGAATTATGAAAAAACTCCTCAGTCTGCTGAAAGAGCCAAACAAATTCTATTAACTGATTATCCTTATACTTCCTACGCTGAATTTGCAAGAAACCCTAAAAACAATTCATTCGTAAAATCTACTGAGGATGTTGAAAATGAATACAAAAAAGCCTATGCTTTATACGAGTCTGAAAAGTTTGCGGAAAGTAAGGAAGTCATTGATCAAACTATTCAGAAGTATCCGAAAGATGCACTGGTACCTAAATTATACCTCCTGAATGCTTTCAATACAGGAAAATCCAGTGGAAAAGAAGTAATGATTTTACAGCTTGAACAAATTGCTTTAAATTACGCTAAAACTCCGGAAGGGATAAAGGCTAAAGAAATGCTGAATTATCTGAAAAGTGATCTCAGCTTCCAGGCTACTGACAATAAAGGAAACTCAATCTCTCAACAGCCTGGCACTCCTACCCAACCTACCGTTAAAAGTAAGAATATTCCGCAAAATGCGCCTGGGCAGCTCAATAGCCAAGGAAACTTAAATGTTACCCAGCAGGAAATAAAACAGGATTCTTTCCCTGCAGGAAATAATAATATGAATAATCCTCCTCAACAACAAAAAACAGACAAACCTAAGGCAAGAAACAGAAATGTTCCTGATGGGCCACAAAAACAATAA
- a CDS encoding KdsC family phosphatase, giving the protein MSYKEKLKDIKAFVFDVDGVFTDGSVYLMPGGNMCRVMNVLDGYAVVKALKNNYLIGVITGGNDEMVKHRINYLGIQDYYPKSHNKMEDFEDFKRKYNLKNEEILTMGDDLPDIHIMESSAIAACPENAVPEVKGVADYISPIKGGSGAVRDVIEQVMKVQGNWHDDNTQSV; this is encoded by the coding sequence ATGAGTTATAAAGAGAAATTAAAGGATATTAAGGCCTTTGTATTTGATGTAGACGGTGTTTTCACAGATGGAAGCGTTTATCTGATGCCGGGTGGAAATATGTGCAGGGTAATGAATGTACTGGATGGTTATGCAGTAGTAAAAGCCTTAAAAAACAATTATTTGATTGGAGTTATTACAGGAGGAAATGATGAAATGGTAAAACACAGGATCAATTACCTCGGTATTCAGGACTATTATCCGAAATCCCATAATAAAATGGAGGATTTTGAAGATTTTAAGAGGAAATATAACCTTAAGAATGAGGAGATTCTCACTATGGGTGATGATCTTCCGGATATTCATATCATGGAAAGTTCAGCGATTGCAGCATGTCCTGAAAATGCAGTTCCTGAAGTAAAAGGGGTAGCAGATTATATTTCTCCAATAAAAGGAGGAAGTGGTGCTGTACGCGACGTCATCGAGCAGGTAATGAAAGTTCAGGGGAACTGGCATGATGATAATACTCAATCTGTATAA
- a CDS encoding Rossmann-like and DUF2520 domain-containing protein, giving the protein MQIVIIGSGNVAYHMAKAFTLKGISIAQIFGRNEKELSKISEELTIPYSTEQLDDADLYIICVSDNSVEEVSKIISKKNCLVAHTSGSLPKETLSGEYRKASFYPLQTFSKSKELEYEKIPFFIETENEEDTKTLFELASKVSKNVMESNHEKRKYIHLTAVFACNFVNHLFSRAKEISDSQEIPFDYFLPLIDETVQKIHEIEPKMAQTGPAVRNDLRVLELHEQLVQDEESLAIYKTMNHSIQKMYEL; this is encoded by the coding sequence ATGCAAATTGTAATAATCGGTTCTGGAAATGTGGCTTATCATATGGCCAAAGCGTTCACTTTGAAAGGCATTTCCATTGCTCAGATTTTTGGGCGGAACGAAAAAGAATTGAGTAAAATTTCTGAAGAACTTACTATTCCATATTCCACGGAACAGCTGGATGATGCAGATCTGTATATCATCTGTGTGAGTGATAATTCTGTAGAAGAGGTTTCTAAGATAATTTCCAAAAAAAACTGCCTGGTTGCCCATACTTCAGGCTCACTTCCAAAAGAAACTTTGAGCGGTGAATATAGAAAGGCCAGCTTTTATCCATTACAGACCTTTTCGAAATCGAAGGAGCTGGAATATGAAAAAATTCCGTTTTTCATTGAAACTGAGAATGAAGAGGATACAAAAACCCTCTTTGAGCTTGCTTCCAAAGTTTCGAAAAATGTGATGGAAAGCAATCATGAAAAAAGAAAGTACATTCATTTGACCGCCGTTTTCGCCTGCAATTTTGTGAATCATCTTTTTTCAAGAGCTAAGGAAATTTCAGATTCTCAGGAAATTCCATTCGATTATTTTTTACCGTTGATTGATGAAACGGTTCAGAAAATCCATGAGATAGAACCTAAAATGGCCCAAACAGGACCAGCGGTAAGAAATGACTTAAGGGTTTTAGAATTACATGAGCAATTAGTACAAGACGAAGAAAGTCTTGCTATTTATAAGACAATGAATCATTCTATTCAAAAAATGTATGAGTTATAA